CAGCGGCCCCGGCAGCCCCGCCCACACCGTAGCCGGTTTTTTCGATAAGTACCACGACCAGCCGGGCTTCCATACCGTTGACTGGTCGGCTGACCTCTTGCAGCGCCTGGCCCTGGTGCGGGTGGGTAAGCTGCTGGGCGGCAACGACCTCACCAACGCCGTTACCGGCATCCGCACGGCGCGGGCCCTCACTTTCGCCCCCACCAGCAGCAGCGCCCAGGGCCTGGTGCGCGACGGCCTGAACCCAGAGGCCGAGGGCCTGCTTCGGGCTGAGCGCTACACGCCCCTGGCCGTATCGGGCGGCGGCGCTACCCCCTACCGCTACGTCATCAGGGCCAATGGCGACCGCGTGAGCGAATTGGTGGCAACCGGAGCCTTGCCCAGCGCCCTCGGTTCGTTTGTGCTGGTGCAGGTGCAGGGAAGCTTCACCCGCGCCCAGGCCGAAGCCCTGAGCAAAGTGCTGCCCGAAGTGGTGCAGCAGACGGCCGGCCGCTAACCCCCCGCCCTACCCCCCCGGCCCCGGCCTGTTAGCCACCGCCCAGCCTCATGGCTGGGCGGTGTTTTTATAGAGCGCCTGCAACCTTTGCCCGGCCCGTTTCGCTCGTAGGGGTTCCTACCCCCGCTTACCCGACGCAGCCCCGCCCGGCTTATGAAACGCTACCTCCCCATTGCTTGCCTGCTGCTCTGCGCCTTTCAGTGCGGCGTCGATTACGATGGGCCCGATGTCTATTTTGGGCCGGGCGAGAGCATCACGCGCCGCGACGCCCAGGGCCGCCCCAACGGCCCCCCGGACCCCGACGACTGGGTCTCGGATGCCACCTGGAGCGGCGAGGAAACCCACCTACTGGGCCTCCCCTAC
The genomic region above belongs to Hymenobacter psoromatis and contains:
- a CDS encoding DUF4252 domain-containing protein, with translation MPLRTRRFAYPRRLAQCLLLAGLVAGLGSCRASGPGSPAHTVAGFFDKYHDQPGFHTVDWSADLLQRLALVRVGKLLGGNDLTNAVTGIRTARALTFAPTSSSAQGLVRDGLNPEAEGLLRAERYTPLAVSGGGATPYRYVIRANGDRVSELVATGALPSALGSFVLVQVQGSFTRAQAEALSKVLPEVVQQTAGR